The Ensifer adhaerens genome contains a region encoding:
- the ruvX gene encoding Holliday junction resolvase RuvX yields the protein MAILTIEELAAQLQPNQAIAGLDLGTKTIGLSVSDLGRRFATPREVIRRVKFGVDAEALLSAATKEKIAAFVIGLPVNMDGSEGPRCQATRAFVRNMEQKTPLPFAFWDERLSTVAAERVLIEMDVSRRKRAERIDSAAASFILQGALDRLASLARDGLSD from the coding sequence ATGGCAATTCTCACCATCGAAGAACTCGCAGCCCAGCTACAGCCGAACCAGGCGATTGCAGGCCTCGACCTCGGCACGAAAACGATCGGCCTCTCGGTCTCCGATCTCGGTCGCCGCTTTGCGACCCCGCGCGAGGTGATCCGTCGGGTCAAGTTCGGCGTGGACGCGGAGGCGCTGCTGTCGGCAGCGACGAAAGAAAAGATCGCGGCCTTCGTCATCGGCCTGCCCGTCAATATGGACGGCAGCGAGGGGCCGCGCTGTCAGGCGACCCGCGCCTTCGTGCGCAACATGGAACAGAAAACGCCCCTGCCCTTTGCCTTCTGGGATGAACGGCTTTCGACCGTCGCGGCCGAGCGGGTGCTGATCGAGATGGACGTGTCACGACGCAAGCGGGCCGAACGCATCGATTCGGCCGCGGCCTCGTTCATTCTTCAGGGCGCGCTCGACAGGCTGGCGTCGCTGGCAAGAGACGGCCTCTCGGACTGA
- a CDS encoding aspartate carbamoyltransferase catalytic subunit yields MITFPHRHLLGIKGLTEQDITYLLDRADEAVQISRQREKKTSTLRGLTQINLFFEASTRTQSSFELAGKRLGADVMNMSVGNSSVKKGETLIDTAMTLNAMHPDVLVVRHSSAGAAALLAQKVSCSVVNAGDGQHEHPTQALLDALTIRRAKGKLSRIIVAICGDVLHSRVARSNILLLNQMGARVRVVAPATLLPSGIADMGVEVYHSMAEGLKDADVVMMLRLQRERMAGSFVPSVREYFHYYGLDAEKLKAAKADALVMHPGPMNRGVEIASEIADGPQSVIEQQVEMGVAVRMAVMETLLLSQNQGPRT; encoded by the coding sequence ATGATCACTTTCCCGCATCGCCACCTGCTCGGCATCAAGGGGCTCACGGAGCAGGATATCACCTATCTGCTCGATCGCGCCGATGAAGCCGTCCAAATCTCCCGTCAAAGAGAAAAGAAGACGTCGACGCTTCGGGGTCTGACGCAGATCAACCTCTTCTTCGAGGCCTCGACCCGCACGCAATCTTCCTTCGAACTTGCCGGCAAACGCCTTGGCGCCGACGTGATGAACATGTCGGTCGGCAATTCCTCGGTGAAGAAGGGCGAAACGTTGATCGACACGGCAATGACGCTGAACGCCATGCACCCGGACGTGCTGGTCGTGCGCCACTCCTCGGCCGGAGCCGCAGCCCTTCTCGCACAAAAGGTCTCCTGCTCCGTCGTCAACGCGGGCGACGGCCAGCACGAGCACCCAACGCAGGCGCTGCTCGACGCGCTGACGATCCGCCGCGCCAAGGGCAAGCTCTCGCGCATCATCGTGGCGATCTGCGGCGACGTGCTTCACTCGCGCGTTGCGCGCTCCAACATCCTGCTCCTGAACCAGATGGGCGCACGGGTTCGGGTCGTCGCACCGGCGACGCTGCTTCCCTCCGGGATCGCCGACATGGGCGTCGAAGTCTACCACTCGATGGCCGAGGGCCTGAAGGATGCCGATGTCGTCATGATGCTGCGCCTGCAGCGCGAGCGCATGGCCGGGTCCTTCGTGCCGTCTGTACGCGAATACTTCCACTACTACGGGCTCGATGCGGAAAAGCTGAAGGCAGCCAAGGCGGATGCGCTTGTCATGCATCCCGGGCCGATGAACCGCGGCGTCGAGATCGCCTCGGAAATCGCCGACGGGCCGCAGAGCGTGATCGAACAGCAGGTCGAGATGGGCGTTGCCGTGCGCATGGCGGTTATGGAAACGCTGCTTCTCTCGCAGAACCAGGGGCCGCGCACATGA
- the topA gene encoding type I DNA topoisomerase, protein MNVVVVESPSKAKTINKYLGPGYKVLASFGHVRDLPAKDGSVRPDEDFEMSWEVDSASAKRMKDIADAVKSADGLILATDPDREGEAISWHVLDLLKKKKVLGDKPVKRVAFNAITKKAVLEAIAHPRDIDTSLVDAYLARRALDYLVGFNLSPVLWRKLPGARSAGRVQSVTLRLVCDRENEIERFISEEYWNISALLKTPRGDEFEARLVSADGKRLAPKAVGNGEEANRLKTLLDGAAYVVDSIEAKPVKRNPSPPFTTSTLQQAASSKLGFSASRTMQVAQKLYEGVDIGGETVGLITYMRTDGVQMAPEAIEASRLAIASQFGDRYLPEKPRFYSTKAKNAQEAHEAIRPTDFNRTPDQVRRFLDGDMLRLYDLVWKRGIASQMASAEIERTTAEITADNGGQKAGLRATGSVIRFDGFIAAYTDAKEDGEQTDDGDEDGRLPEINARENLAKQKINASQHFTEPPPRYSEASLIKKMEELGIGRPSTYAATVTTLLDRDYITNDKRKLIPQAKGRLVTAFLESFFTRYVGYDFTASLEEKLDQVSAGEVNWKDVLRDFWKDFFAQIEETKELRVTNVLDALNEELAPLVFPKREDGGDPRICQVCGTGKLSLKLGKYGAFVGCSNYPECNFTRQLSSDSNGEEAAVSNEPQALGKDPHTGEEITLRSGRFGPYVQRGDGKEAKRSSLPKGWTPSTIDHEKAVALLSLPRDIGAHPESGKMISTGLGRYGPFVLHDGTYANLESIEDVFSIGLNRAVSVLADKQSKAGAGRGRTAAASLKELGDHPDGGPITVRDGRYGPYVNWGKVNATLPKGKDPQSVTVEEALVLISERAAKGGTAKGKATKAKTTKVAAKSEDGAKATKAKAKAPAKSKTKTAAKAKKD, encoded by the coding sequence ATGAATGTTGTAGTGGTGGAATCGCCTTCCAAGGCAAAGACGATCAACAAGTACCTGGGCCCCGGCTACAAGGTACTGGCTTCGTTTGGTCACGTGCGCGACCTGCCGGCGAAGGACGGTTCGGTCCGTCCGGACGAAGACTTCGAGATGTCCTGGGAAGTCGACAGTGCCTCGGCGAAACGCATGAAGGACATCGCCGACGCGGTCAAATCCGCTGACGGCCTCATTCTCGCAACCGACCCGGATCGCGAAGGTGAAGCGATTTCCTGGCACGTACTTGACCTTCTGAAGAAGAAGAAGGTGCTCGGCGACAAGCCGGTCAAGCGCGTGGCCTTCAACGCCATCACGAAAAAGGCCGTTCTCGAAGCGATCGCTCATCCGCGCGACATCGACACCTCGCTGGTCGACGCTTACCTGGCGCGCCGCGCACTCGACTATCTCGTCGGTTTCAACCTCTCGCCGGTGCTCTGGCGCAAGCTGCCGGGCGCCCGCTCGGCTGGCCGCGTGCAGTCGGTGACGCTGCGCCTCGTCTGCGATCGTGAAAACGAGATCGAGCGCTTCATCTCCGAGGAGTACTGGAACATCTCGGCGCTCTTGAAGACGCCGCGCGGCGACGAGTTCGAGGCGCGTCTCGTTTCGGCCGATGGCAAGCGTCTTGCGCCGAAGGCTGTCGGCAACGGCGAAGAAGCAAATCGTCTCAAGACCCTGCTCGATGGCGCCGCCTATGTGGTCGATAGCATCGAAGCAAAGCCGGTCAAGCGCAACCCGTCGCCGCCCTTCACCACCTCGACACTGCAGCAGGCCGCCTCCTCCAAGCTCGGCTTCTCCGCTTCGCGCACCATGCAGGTCGCGCAGAAGCTCTATGAAGGCGTCGACATCGGCGGCGAGACGGTCGGTTTGATCACCTATATGCGTACCGACGGCGTGCAGATGGCGCCGGAAGCGATCGAAGCCTCGCGCCTTGCGATCGCCAGCCAGTTCGGCGACCGCTATCTACCGGAAAAGCCGCGCTTCTATTCGACCAAGGCGAAGAATGCCCAGGAAGCGCACGAGGCCATCCGCCCGACCGATTTCAACCGGACGCCGGACCAGGTTCGCCGTTTCCTCGATGGCGACATGCTCAGGCTATACGACCTCGTCTGGAAGCGCGGCATCGCCAGCCAGATGGCATCGGCCGAGATCGAGCGTACGACCGCGGAAATCACTGCGGACAATGGCGGCCAGAAGGCCGGTCTGCGCGCCACCGGCTCGGTTATCCGCTTCGACGGCTTCATCGCTGCCTATACGGATGCCAAGGAAGACGGCGAACAGACTGATGACGGCGACGAGGATGGCCGCCTGCCGGAGATCAATGCGCGCGAAAACCTCGCCAAGCAGAAGATCAATGCCTCGCAGCATTTCACTGAGCCGCCGCCGCGCTATTCCGAAGCAAGCCTGATCAAGAAGATGGAAGAGCTCGGCATCGGCCGTCCCTCCACCTATGCCGCCACCGTCACGACCCTGCTCGATCGCGACTACATCACCAACGACAAGCGCAAGCTCATCCCCCAGGCCAAGGGACGGCTGGTGACGGCGTTCCTGGAAAGCTTCTTCACACGCTATGTCGGTTACGACTTCACCGCGTCGCTCGAAGAAAAGCTCGACCAGGTCTCCGCCGGCGAGGTCAACTGGAAAGACGTGCTTCGCGACTTCTGGAAGGATTTCTTCGCCCAGATCGAGGAAACCAAGGAACTGCGCGTCACGAACGTGCTCGACGCGCTGAACGAGGAACTGGCGCCGCTGGTCTTCCCCAAGCGCGAGGACGGCGGCGATCCGCGCATCTGCCAGGTCTGCGGCACCGGCAAGCTGTCGCTGAAGCTCGGCAAGTACGGCGCCTTCGTCGGTTGCTCGAACTATCCGGAGTGCAACTTCACCCGCCAGCTTTCCTCCGACAGCAACGGCGAGGAGGCGGCGGTCTCGAACGAACCGCAGGCGCTCGGCAAGGATCCGCATACCGGCGAGGAAATCACGCTCAGGAGCGGCCGCTTCGGCCCCTATGTCCAGCGTGGCGACGGCAAGGAAGCCAAGCGCTCGAGCCTGCCGAAGGGCTGGACGCCGTCGACGATCGACCATGAGAAGGCGGTAGCGCTGCTGTCGCTGCCGCGCGATATCGGTGCCCATCCGGAATCCGGCAAGATGATCTCAACCGGGCTTGGCCGCTACGGACCGTTCGTGCTGCACGACGGCACTTATGCCAACCTCGAATCGATCGAGGACGTCTTCTCGATCGGCCTCAATCGCGCCGTCTCGGTTCTCGCCGACAAACAGTCGAAGGCCGGTGCCGGCCGGGGCCGCACCGCTGCCGCGTCGCTCAAGGAACTCGGTGACCATCCCGACGGTGGCCCGATCACCGTTCGTGACGGTCGCTACGGCCCCTACGTCAACTGGGGCAAGGTCAACGCCACCCTGCCGAAGGGCAAGGATCCGCAGTCGGTGACGGTCGAGGAGGCACTTGTGCTGATCTCGGAGCGTGCTGCCAAGGGCGGAACGGCCAAGGGGAAGGCAACCAAGGCCAAGACGACCAAGGTAGCGGCGAAGTCCGAGGACGGCGCCAAGGCGACCAAGGCTAAGGCCAAGGCGCCCGCCAAGAGCAAAACAAAGACGGCCGCCAAGGCCAAGAAGGACTGA
- a CDS encoding AEC family transporter — protein sequence MTVVFESILPVFLLVLLGAWLKRSTLIDQGLWLGLEQFGYFILFPSLLFSTLAQADFAGLKADATAIATIGSVSLMSVVVLLLWPMLRNRQVSGASFTSVFQTATRWNGFMALAIAQKLYGPIGLTLTALVMTLVIIPINLYNIGVLVWFGGGNRDFRRFFAKIVTNPLIVASVLGILVNMIGLKIYGPVMATIDMLASASLSLGLVMVGAGLRASDALKPSRTALLAVFLKLIVMPVFMVSASYLLGIRGDALLVIALGAAVPTAMNGYLLAKQMDGDAELYAAVATVQTVVSFFTIPLVLYLTAYAAGG from the coding sequence ATGACCGTCGTCTTTGAAAGCATTCTTCCCGTCTTCCTCCTGGTTCTGCTTGGCGCCTGGCTCAAGCGTTCGACCTTGATCGATCAGGGTCTTTGGCTCGGGCTCGAGCAATTCGGCTACTTCATCCTTTTCCCGTCGCTGTTGTTTTCGACGCTCGCCCAGGCCGATTTTGCCGGATTGAAGGCCGATGCGACGGCGATCGCAACGATCGGAAGCGTCAGTTTGATGTCGGTCGTCGTGCTGCTGTTGTGGCCGATGCTGCGGAACCGCCAGGTATCAGGTGCGTCCTTCACCTCGGTCTTCCAGACGGCGACACGCTGGAATGGGTTCATGGCGCTGGCGATCGCGCAGAAACTCTATGGCCCGATCGGCCTGACACTGACCGCCCTGGTGATGACGCTCGTGATCATCCCGATCAATCTCTACAATATCGGTGTTCTCGTCTGGTTCGGCGGTGGCAATCGCGACTTCCGCCGCTTCTTCGCCAAGATCGTCACCAATCCGCTGATCGTCGCCTCGGTGCTCGGTATTCTCGTCAACATGATCGGATTGAAGATCTACGGCCCAGTGATGGCCACGATCGATATGCTGGCAAGCGCCTCGCTCAGCCTCGGCCTGGTGATGGTCGGTGCGGGCCTGCGGGCATCCGATGCGCTCAAGCCCAGCAGGACGGCGTTGCTCGCGGTCTTCCTCAAGCTGATCGTGATGCCGGTCTTCATGGTGAGCGCGAGCTACCTGCTCGGCATTCGCGGCGATGCTCTGCTGGTCATCGCGCTCGGCGCGGCCGTGCCGACCGCGATGAACGGCTATCTACTGGCCAAGCAGATGGATGGCGACGCCGAACTCTATGCGGCGGTCGCGACCGTCCAGACGGTCGTTTCGTTCTTCACGATACCGCTGGTCCTCTACCTGACGGCTTACGCCGCAGGGGGCTGA
- a CDS encoding DUF6105 family protein, with protein sequence MKWFLILWGGPILLLGSWYGLSYYDMSFGFFMLTRQTHDLVFQIYGNVLGIPPETIPPLVARAIVVDSLIVFAIIGFRKRRQIAAWYRRHFGAAAPQSERPSLASDASLSSAP encoded by the coding sequence ATGAAGTGGTTTCTGATCCTTTGGGGCGGGCCGATCCTGCTGCTGGGCTCCTGGTATGGCCTGTCGTACTACGACATGAGCTTCGGCTTCTTCATGCTGACGAGGCAAACCCATGATCTGGTGTTCCAGATCTACGGCAATGTCCTCGGCATCCCGCCGGAAACCATTCCGCCGCTCGTAGCCCGCGCGATCGTCGTCGACAGCCTGATCGTTTTCGCCATTATCGGCTTTCGCAAGCGCCGCCAGATCGCCGCCTGGTATCGTCGCCACTTCGGTGCCGCGGCCCCTCAGTCCGAGAGGCCGTCTCTTGCCAGCGACGCCAGCCTGTCGAGCGCGCCCTGA
- a CDS encoding dihydroorotase — MTRPLVLKNLRIVDPSRNLDEVGTVIVGDDGLILAAGADAQNQGAPDGAFVKDCAGLTAVPGLVDARVFVGEPGSEHRETFESASRAAAAGGVTTFIAMPETDPVIDDIALVEYVKKTARDKALVNVHPAAALTKGLAGEEMTEFGLLREAGAVCFTNGRRSIHDTLVLRRAMTYAREFGAVISLETRDKYLGANGVMHEGLLASWLGLSGIPREAEIIPLERDLRIAGLTRAAYHAAQISVPESAAAIRTARERGANVTCGVSINNLALNENDIGEYRTFFKLSPPLRSEDDRIGMAEALADGTIDIIVSSHDPQDVDTKRLPFADAADGAIGLETLAAAALRLHHSGQVPLMRLIDAMSTRPAAIFGLDAGTLKPGAKADITVLDLDEPWVLYEEAIVSRSKNTPFENARFTGRVVQTYVAGKLVHSA, encoded by the coding sequence ATGACCAGACCACTCGTTCTGAAGAACCTTCGCATCGTCGATCCCTCGCGCAATCTCGATGAAGTCGGCACTGTTATCGTCGGCGACGACGGCCTTATCCTTGCTGCCGGTGCCGATGCCCAGAACCAGGGCGCGCCGGATGGCGCCTTCGTCAAGGACTGCGCCGGCCTCACCGCCGTTCCGGGCCTCGTCGATGCCCGCGTCTTCGTCGGCGAACCGGGAAGCGAACACCGCGAGACCTTCGAGTCCGCATCGCGGGCCGCCGCTGCCGGCGGCGTCACCACCTTCATCGCCATGCCGGAGACCGACCCTGTCATCGACGACATCGCGCTCGTCGAGTATGTGAAGAAGACGGCGCGCGACAAGGCGCTCGTCAACGTACACCCGGCCGCAGCGCTGACCAAGGGTCTTGCCGGCGAAGAGATGACCGAGTTCGGCCTGCTTCGCGAAGCGGGTGCTGTCTGCTTCACCAATGGTCGTCGCTCGATTCACGACACGCTGGTCCTGCGCCGCGCCATGACCTATGCGCGCGAATTCGGCGCCGTCATCTCTCTTGAGACCCGCGACAAGTATCTCGGTGCCAACGGCGTCATGCACGAGGGCCTGCTTGCAAGCTGGCTCGGCCTTTCCGGGATCCCGCGCGAAGCGGAGATCATTCCGCTCGAGCGCGACCTGCGCATCGCCGGACTGACGCGTGCCGCCTATCACGCCGCCCAGATCTCGGTTCCCGAATCGGCCGCCGCGATCCGTACCGCACGCGAGCGTGGCGCCAACGTCACCTGCGGCGTGTCGATCAATAATCTCGCGCTCAATGAGAACGACATCGGCGAATACCGGACATTCTTCAAGCTTTCGCCGCCGCTGCGCAGCGAGGACGACCGGATCGGCATGGCCGAGGCACTGGCCGACGGCACGATCGATATCATCGTCTCCTCGCACGACCCGCAGGACGTCGACACCAAGCGGCTGCCCTTTGCCGATGCTGCCGATGGGGCGATCGGCCTGGAAACGCTGGCCGCGGCCGCGCTTCGCCTGCATCACAGCGGCCAGGTTCCGCTGATGCGCCTGATCGATGCGATGTCGACGCGGCCGGCGGCGATCTTCGGTCTCGACGCCGGTACGCTGAAACCCGGCGCCAAGGCCGATATCACCGTCCTCGATCTCGACGAGCCTTGGGTGCTTTACGAAGAGGCGATCGTTTCTCGCTCCAAGAATACGCCGTTTGAAAATGCGCGCTTTACCGGGCGGGTCGTGCAAACCTATGTTGCCGGCAAGCTGGTGCATTCGGCCTAA
- a CDS encoding acyl-CoA dehydrogenase family protein, translated as MNQMNRTEQKLAELNQPKPWSGVNAYRSDPLVVDITSGMSKTLRDEFDVLGRYVTSPEAQELARMANEGPPKLKTHGPRGERLDVVEFHPAWHALMRRSMSSGLHASAWENLPDERSQSHKTRAIRFYLTAQLECGHLCPLTMTSASLAAITASPAVQKEWAPKILSRKYDSTNRPWMQKSAVTVGMGMTEKQGGTDVRANTSTAERVGEGIYRLNGHKWFMSAPMSDAFVMLAQTREGLACFLVPRLLEDGSANGLRFQRLKDKLGNRSNASSEVEFSDTFGFILGAPDAGLRTILDMVTLTRLDCALASAGMMRASLAEAVHHTRGRKVFGKPLVSQPMMTRVLADMALDVAAASALSFRLAEAFDKARSSVEDAAYARIMTPVAKYWACKIAPALIYEAMECLGGNGYVEERALARHYREAPVNAIWEGSGNVMALDVLRVLAKGKDLFEQLFVVLARDLGPSGRKTIDVLRAAMSLCERDEGAARMLVEQLALAAAAAELYRLGAGRIADAFLESRLAAGWRSTYGMLDSRFDSAYILDLLYPPAA; from the coding sequence ATGAATCAGATGAACCGGACTGAACAGAAACTCGCCGAGCTCAACCAGCCCAAGCCCTGGTCCGGTGTCAACGCCTATCGCTCCGATCCGCTGGTGGTCGACATCACATCGGGCATGAGCAAGACGCTGCGCGATGAGTTCGACGTGCTCGGCCGCTACGTCACCTCGCCGGAGGCCCAGGAACTGGCGCGCATGGCGAACGAAGGTCCGCCGAAGCTGAAGACCCACGGGCCGCGCGGCGAGCGTCTCGATGTCGTCGAGTTCCACCCGGCCTGGCATGCGCTGATGCGCCGCTCGATGTCCTCGGGCCTGCACGCGTCCGCCTGGGAAAATCTGCCGGACGAGCGCAGCCAGTCGCACAAGACGCGGGCGATCCGCTTCTATCTGACGGCGCAGCTCGAATGCGGTCATCTCTGCCCGCTGACGATGACCAGTGCATCGCTGGCAGCGATCACTGCGTCGCCGGCGGTGCAGAAGGAGTGGGCGCCGAAGATCCTGTCGCGAAAGTACGATTCCACCAACCGTCCGTGGATGCAGAAGTCGGCCGTCACCGTCGGCATGGGCATGACCGAGAAGCAGGGCGGCACCGACGTGCGCGCCAACACTTCGACGGCCGAACGGGTGGGCGAGGGCATCTATCGGCTGAATGGCCACAAGTGGTTCATGTCGGCGCCGATGAGCGACGCTTTCGTCATGCTGGCGCAGACCCGCGAAGGGCTTGCCTGCTTCCTGGTGCCGAGGCTCCTGGAAGATGGCAGCGCCAACGGCCTGCGGTTCCAGCGGCTGAAGGACAAGCTCGGCAACCGCTCCAATGCGTCTTCCGAGGTCGAGTTCTCAGACACGTTCGGTTTCATTCTCGGCGCGCCGGATGCCGGCCTCCGCACGATCCTCGACATGGTGACGCTGACGCGGCTCGACTGCGCGCTCGCTTCCGCCGGCATGATGCGCGCCTCGCTTGCCGAAGCCGTACATCATACGCGCGGCCGCAAGGTTTTCGGCAAGCCGCTCGTCAGCCAGCCGATGATGACGCGGGTGCTCGCCGACATGGCGCTCGACGTTGCCGCGGCAAGCGCACTTTCGTTCCGCCTGGCCGAAGCCTTCGACAAGGCGCGCAGCAGCGTGGAAGACGCGGCCTACGCGCGGATCATGACGCCGGTTGCGAAATACTGGGCCTGCAAGATCGCGCCGGCTCTGATCTATGAGGCGATGGAGTGCCTCGGCGGCAACGGCTATGTGGAAGAGCGGGCACTGGCGCGCCACTACCGCGAAGCGCCTGTGAATGCCATCTGGGAAGGCTCCGGTAACGTCATGGCGCTGGATGTGCTGCGGGTTCTCGCCAAGGGCAAGGATCTGTTCGAGCAGCTCTTCGTCGTGCTGGCCCGTGATCTCGGCCCGTCCGGTCGCAAGACGATCGACGTGCTGCGCGCGGCTATGTCGCTGTGCGAGCGTGATGAGGGTGCGGCCCGCATGCTGGTCGAGCAACTGGCGCTCGCCGCCGCTGCCGCCGAGCTCTACCGTCTCGGTGCCGGTCGCATTGCCGATGCCTTCCTCGAATCGCGCCTGGCTGCCGGGTGGCGCTCGACCTACGGCATGCTCGATTCGCGCTTCGATTCCGCCTACATCCTCGACCTTCTCTATCCCCCTGCGGCCTGA
- the dprA gene encoding DNA-processing protein DprA has translation MSDASAGRNGVALTERQKISWLRLIRSDNVGPIAFRDLINHFGTADNALDALPELSRRGGTRQTYRVASVSEVERELEAARRHGAVFVGIGEAAYPSALRQIDGAPPLLAMKGDLSAAGRPSLGIVGSRNASVSGAKFAAMIALDAGRAGYVVTSGLARGIDTAAHRASLETGTIAALAGGLDRPYPPENVGLLEEITAGRGLAISEMPFGWEPRARDFPRRNRLIAGISLGVAIVEAAHRSGSLITARYAADFGRLVFAVPGSPLDPRCHGTNDLLKQGAIVTTGPDDVIEALAPLSQLELPLPGVREPDGQARAGVPVSASDRDRVAVSTALGPTPVEIDDIVRHAGLSPAQVYLLLLELDLAGRLDRHAGGLVSLATPE, from the coding sequence ATGTCTGACGCCAGCGCAGGACGAAACGGAGTGGCGCTGACCGAACGACAGAAGATATCCTGGCTCCGGCTCATTCGCAGCGACAATGTCGGCCCCATCGCCTTCCGCGACCTGATCAACCATTTCGGCACCGCTGACAACGCGCTCGACGCCTTGCCTGAACTGTCGCGGCGCGGTGGAACCAGGCAGACCTATCGTGTGGCTTCCGTAAGCGAGGTCGAACGGGAACTCGAAGCTGCCCGACGCCACGGCGCCGTTTTCGTCGGCATCGGCGAAGCGGCTTATCCCTCGGCGCTGCGGCAGATCGACGGTGCTCCCCCTCTGCTCGCGATGAAAGGCGATCTCAGCGCGGCTGGCCGCCCGTCGCTCGGCATTGTCGGCTCGCGCAATGCGTCGGTCAGCGGCGCAAAGTTTGCGGCGATGATTGCGCTCGACGCCGGCCGCGCCGGTTATGTCGTGACCTCGGGCCTCGCGCGTGGCATCGATACGGCCGCCCATCGTGCCAGTCTCGAGACCGGCACGATCGCCGCCCTTGCCGGCGGTCTCGACCGCCCCTATCCGCCCGAGAACGTCGGCCTGCTCGAAGAAATCACGGCCGGTCGGGGCCTCGCGATCAGCGAAATGCCTTTCGGCTGGGAGCCACGGGCGCGCGACTTTCCGCGCCGCAACCGGCTGATCGCCGGCATCAGCCTCGGCGTTGCGATCGTCGAGGCCGCGCACCGCTCCGGCTCGCTCATCACCGCGCGCTACGCCGCCGATTTCGGCCGGCTCGTTTTTGCGGTTCCCGGCTCGCCGCTCGATCCGCGCTGCCATGGCACCAACGATCTCCTGAAACAGGGCGCGATCGTCACGACCGGCCCGGATGACGTGATCGAGGCGCTGGCGCCACTCAGCCAGCTGGAGCTGCCGCTGCCGGGCGTGCGGGAACCGGATGGTCAGGCGCGGGCTGGTGTTCCGGTGAGCGCGAGCGACAGAGACCGCGTCGCGGTTAGCACCGCGCTCGGCCCGACGCCGGTCGAGATCGACGATATCGTCCGCCACGCCGGGCTTTCGCCGGCTCAGGTCTATCTGCTTCTGCTGGAACTTGATCTGGCCGGTCGGCTTGATCGCCATGCTGGCGGCCTCGTGTCGCTCGCGACGCCCGAATGA
- a CDS encoding metal-dependent hydrolase — MKIKWLGHAAFHIETAKSKILIDPFFTGNPAFRDEERRDATAGLTHILLTHGHGDHVGDTIAIAKETGATVVANADLAAWLGRHGVKALEMGNTGGTINLGSFSTTFVNALHSSAQLTEDGVSHSLGNANGLVLHFEDEPTLYHMGDTDIFSDMALINELHQPEIGIVPIGDRFTMGGAVAALACQRFFKFSTAIPCHYGSFPIIDQTPETFVAGMESASTKVATPHVGGVVEI; from the coding sequence ATGAAGATCAAATGGCTCGGCCATGCCGCCTTTCACATCGAAACGGCAAAGTCCAAAATCCTGATCGACCCCTTCTTTACCGGCAATCCGGCGTTCCGCGACGAGGAGCGCCGGGACGCGACCGCCGGGCTCACCCACATTCTCCTGACCCATGGTCACGGCGACCATGTCGGCGATACCATTGCGATCGCCAAGGAGACGGGCGCGACGGTCGTTGCCAATGCCGACCTTGCCGCCTGGCTCGGCCGGCATGGCGTCAAGGCGCTGGAAATGGGGAACACCGGCGGCACGATCAATCTCGGTAGTTTCTCGACGACCTTCGTCAACGCGCTGCATTCGTCGGCGCAGTTGACCGAGGACGGCGTCTCGCACTCGCTCGGCAATGCCAACGGCCTGGTGCTGCATTTCGAGGACGAGCCGACGCTCTATCACATGGGTGATACGGACATCTTCTCCGACATGGCGCTGATCAACGAGCTGCATCAGCCGGAGATCGGCATCGTGCCGATCGGCGATCGTTTCACCATGGGCGGGGCGGTTGCGGCCCTGGCCTGCCAGCGCTTCTTCAAGTTCTCGACAGCCATCCCCTGCCATTACGGCTCGTTCCCGATCATCGACCAGACCCCGGAAACCTTCGTTGCCGGCATGGAAAGCGCGTCGACCAAGGTGGCGACGCCGCACGTCGGCGGCGTCGTCGAGATCTGA
- the plsY gene encoding glycerol-3-phosphate 1-O-acyltransferase PlsY: MDLLSWQLGLPFTLLSLAFGYLLGSIPFGLILTRMAGLGDVRKIGSGNIGATNVLRTGNKKLAAATLLLDALKGSAAAFIASYWGVEAGIAAGFAAFIGHLYPVWLGFKGGKGVATYIGVLLGLAPLMVLAFAVIWLGMAKISRYSSLSALVATAIIPVLLYAAGNEKVALLFTAMTVITWVKHRANIRRLLAGTESKIGDKG; this comes from the coding sequence GTGGATCTATTGTCCTGGCAGCTTGGGCTGCCCTTTACGCTCTTAAGCCTTGCCTTCGGCTATCTGCTTGGCTCGATCCCGTTCGGACTGATCCTGACGCGCATGGCCGGGCTCGGCGACGTACGCAAGATCGGCTCGGGCAATATCGGCGCGACCAATGTGCTGCGAACCGGCAACAAGAAGCTTGCTGCCGCAACGCTGTTGCTCGATGCCCTGAAAGGCTCCGCCGCAGCGTTCATCGCATCCTACTGGGGCGTCGAGGCGGGAATCGCCGCGGGCTTTGCCGCCTTCATTGGCCATCTCTACCCGGTCTGGCTTGGCTTCAAGGGCGGCAAGGGTGTCGCCACCTATATCGGCGTCCTGCTCGGCCTTGCTCCCCTCATGGTGCTTGCCTTCGCGGTCATCTGGCTCGGCATGGCGAAAATCAGCCGCTACTCCTCATTGTCCGCCCTGGTTGCAACGGCTATCATTCCGGTTCTACTTTACGCGGCAGGCAACGAGAAGGTCGCCCTCCTCTTTACCGCCATGACGGTCATCACCTGGGTGAAGCACCGCGCCAACATTCGGCGGCTGCTCGCCGGCACGGAAAGCAAGATCGGAGACAAGGGATAA